Proteins co-encoded in one Trichoplusia ni isolate ovarian cell line Hi5 chromosome 19, tn1, whole genome shotgun sequence genomic window:
- the LOC113503312 gene encoding glutathione S-transferase 1-like: MRPILYKQNASPPARAVMMVIDILGIDVDLQDLNPVFREQDAPEFKKKNPMRTIPIYDEGDFWMADSHAIIIYLIEKYGKPQHSHLYPADPRKRAVINQRLFFDCGVLFPRLRSVMAPTYMQRLGEMSKSMIRNINDAYSMLEDYLSENLYMADNVITIADISVVSTIGTLCGLVPIDGNKYPKLNKWLQNMNEQEYCKKINIPGGLEHSDGLKILMEMNKHNQAQAKAKSKL; the protein is encoded by the exons ATGCGGCCAATACTTTACAAACAGAACGCCAGTCCTCCTGCAAGAGCTGTTATGATGGTTATAGATATTTTAGGAATAGATGTGGACTTACAAGACTTAAATCCAGTATTTAGGGAACAAGATGCACCAGAATTCAAAAAG AAAAACCCAATGAGAACCATTCCGATATACGACGAAGGTGATTTCTGGATGGCTgatag tcatgcgataataatttatcttataGAGAAATATGGTAAGCCTCAGCATTCCCACTTGTATCCAGCTGATCCCAGAAAGCGCGCAGTGATCAACCAGAGACTATTTTTCGACTGTGGAGTTTTGTTTCCAAGACTTAGATCCGTCATG GCACCAACATACATGCAAAGATTGGGGGAAATGTCTAAAAGCATGATCAGGAACATAAACGATGCTTACTCAATGCTAGAAGATTATTTATCTGAGAATCTGTACATGGCTGACAACGTGATTACTATTGCAGACATTAGTGTTGTTTCCACGATAGGAACGCTATGTGGATTGGTCCCGATTGATGGGAACAA ATAtccaaaactaaataaatggcTGCAAAACATGAACGAACAAGAATACTGTAAGAAGATTAACATACCCGGGGGTTTAGAACATTCGGATGGCCTGAAGATCTTGATGGAGATGAATAAACACAACCAGGCTCAAGCCAAAGCTAAATCCAAGCTATGA
- the LOC113503311 gene encoding ubiquitin-conjugating enzyme E2 Q2: MACLNTLKLEIKTLEQVFPKNHERFQIMSASVDELTCRFVGKNGKKYEIHANITETYPNTPPVWFADSEDPIVTNAVQILTNTQGRDNHVINQVGILLRELCKLHGVPEPPDLDSLSLPVHPAPQQRVPSVTSNGAESGTEEDEEMAAEEDESEGEDDLPLEMVDDAGRSNKDDMETEHLATLERLRQNQRADYLSGSVSGSLQATDRLMKELRDIYRSHSFKNNMYSIELVNDSLYEWNIRLRSVDPDSPLHNDLLVLKEKEGKDSILLNIMFKETYPFEPPFVRVVYPIISGGYVLVGGAICMELLTKQGWSSAYTVEAVIMQIAATLVKGKARIQFGATKVVSQSQYSLARAQQSFKCLVQIHEKNGWFTPPKEDG; the protein is encoded by the exons ATGGCTTGCTTAAATACACTTAAGTTAGAAATCAAAACTTTAGAACAAGTGTTTCCAAAAAACCATGAACGGTTTCAGATAATGTCAGCTAGTGTCGACGAACTGACCTGCAGATTCGTTGGCAAAAATGGAAAGAAATACGAAATCCATGCTAATATTACT GAGACATACCCCAACACACCACCTGTATGGTTTGCTGACAGTGAGGATCCCATCGTGACCAATGCTGTTCAGATCCTCACAAACACACAAGGCAGAGATAACCATGTTATAAATCAG GTTGGTATATTGTTGAGAGAACTATGCAAGTTACATGGAGTGCCAGAGCCCCCAGATTTGGATTCCTTGTCACTTCCAGTGCACCCCGCGCCGCAACAGAG AGTTCCAAGTGTGACGTCAAACGGTGCAGAATCCGGCACTGAGGAGGATGAAGAAATGGCCGCTGAGGAAGACGAATCTGAAGGAGAGGATGACTTGCCACTAGAAATGGTCGACGATGCTGGTCGCAGCAACAAA GATGACATGGAAACAGAGCACCTAGCGACACTGGAACGGCTGCGGCAGAACCAACGAGCGGACTACCTGTCAGGCAGCGTGTCCGGCAGCCTGCAGGCCACAGACAGACTCATGAAGGAACTACGGGATATATACCGCTCACATTCCTTCAAGAATAACATGTATTCTATTG AGCTAGTAAACGATTCACTGTACGAGTGGAACATCAGACTCCGTTCAGTAGATCCGGACAGTCCACTGCACAATGACCTGCTTGTGCTCAAAGAAAAAGAGGGCAAGGACTCAATACTACTGAACATCATGTTCAAGGAGACATACCCCTTCGAGCCGCCGTTCGTTAGGGTCGTTTATCCCATTATATCAG GCGGCTACGTGCTAGTCGGCGGCGCGATATGCATGGAGCTGCTGACCAAGCAGGGCTGGTCGTCCGCCTACACGGTGGAGGCCGTCATCATGCAGATCGCGGCCACGCTGGTCAAGGGCAAGGCGCGCATCCAGTTCGGCGCGACCAAGGTCGTGTCGCAGTCGCAGTACAGCCTGGCGCGCGCGCAACAGAGCTTCAAGTGCCTCGTGCAGATACACGAGAAGAATG GATGGTTTACGCCACCGAAGGAGGACGGCTAA